A genomic region of Pristiophorus japonicus isolate sPriJap1 chromosome 20, sPriJap1.hap1, whole genome shotgun sequence contains the following coding sequences:
- the LOC139232675 gene encoding chromatin complexes subunit BAP18-like isoform X1 has product MTSASTKVGEIFSAAGAAFTKLGELTMQLHPVADSSPAGAKWTDTEIEMLRSAVKRFGEDLNKISTVIKDRTVAQIKTTVKRKVYEDSSVPLPSESPKKTQKKTTSTSTSTGGPGVPTAITPTAATTVGVTAPPDSSGVKKQKISDVTLSALNDSDVNSDLVDIEGLGDASPAKKLNFDQDSLSLDSSLIMNASDIPLLSR; this is encoded by the exons ATGACCTCGGCGTCGACCAAG GTGGGCGAGATATTCTCAGCGGCCGGGGCTGCCTTCACCAAGCTCGGAGAGCTGACCATGCAGCTTCACCCAGTGGCAGACTCCTCACCGGCTGG tGCCAAGTGGACGGACACGGAGATTGAGATGCTGCGCTCGGCCGTGAAGCGCTTCGGAGAGGATTTAAACAAAATCAGCACCGTCATCAAAGATCGCACAGT cgctcagATCAAGACCACGGTGAAGCGGAAAGTCTACGAGGACAGCAGCGTGCCCCTCCCCTCGGAGTCGCCCAAGAAGACGCAGAAGAAGACCACCTCGACGTCCACCTCGACGGGGGGTCCTGGAGTCCCCACGGCAATCACGCCGACGGCCGCCACCACGGTCGGGGTCACGGCCCCCCCGGACTCGTCGGGCGTCAAGAAGCAGAAGATATCCG ATGTGACCCTCAGCGCCCTCAACGACTCTGACGTCAACAGCGACCTGGTGGACATCGAAGGTCTGGGAGACGCGTCGCCGGCGAAGAAGCTCAACTTCGACCAGG ATAGCCTGAGCCTCGATTCCAGTCTCATCATGAACGCCTCCGACATCCCGCTCCTGTCTCGCTGA
- the LOC139232675 gene encoding chromatin complexes subunit BAP18-like isoform X3 produces MTSASTKVGEIFSAAGAAFTKLGELTMQLHPVADSSPAGAQIKTTVKRKVYEDSSVPLPSESPKKTQKKTTSTSTSTGGPGVPTAITPTAATTVGVTAPPDSSGVKKQKISDVTLSALNDSDVNSDLVDIEGLGDASPAKKLNFDQDSLSLDSSLIMNASDIPLLSR; encoded by the exons ATGACCTCGGCGTCGACCAAG GTGGGCGAGATATTCTCAGCGGCCGGGGCTGCCTTCACCAAGCTCGGAGAGCTGACCATGCAGCTTCACCCAGTGGCAGACTCCTCACCGGCTGG cgctcagATCAAGACCACGGTGAAGCGGAAAGTCTACGAGGACAGCAGCGTGCCCCTCCCCTCGGAGTCGCCCAAGAAGACGCAGAAGAAGACCACCTCGACGTCCACCTCGACGGGGGGTCCTGGAGTCCCCACGGCAATCACGCCGACGGCCGCCACCACGGTCGGGGTCACGGCCCCCCCGGACTCGTCGGGCGTCAAGAAGCAGAAGATATCCG ATGTGACCCTCAGCGCCCTCAACGACTCTGACGTCAACAGCGACCTGGTGGACATCGAAGGTCTGGGAGACGCGTCGCCGGCGAAGAAGCTCAACTTCGACCAGG ATAGCCTGAGCCTCGATTCCAGTCTCATCATGAACGCCTCCGACATCCCGCTCCTGTCTCGCTGA
- the LOC139232675 gene encoding chromatin complexes subunit BAP18-like isoform X2, producing the protein MTSASTKVGEIFSAAGAAFTKLGELTMQLHPVADSSPAGAKWTDTEIEMLRSAVKRFGEDLNKISTVIKDRTVAQIKTTVKRKVYEDSSVPLPSESPKKTQKKTTSTSTSTGGPGVPTAITPTAATTVGVTAPPDSSGVKKQKISDVTLSALNDSDVNSDLVDIEGLGDASPAKKLNFDQA; encoded by the exons ATGACCTCGGCGTCGACCAAG GTGGGCGAGATATTCTCAGCGGCCGGGGCTGCCTTCACCAAGCTCGGAGAGCTGACCATGCAGCTTCACCCAGTGGCAGACTCCTCACCGGCTGG tGCCAAGTGGACGGACACGGAGATTGAGATGCTGCGCTCGGCCGTGAAGCGCTTCGGAGAGGATTTAAACAAAATCAGCACCGTCATCAAAGATCGCACAGT cgctcagATCAAGACCACGGTGAAGCGGAAAGTCTACGAGGACAGCAGCGTGCCCCTCCCCTCGGAGTCGCCCAAGAAGACGCAGAAGAAGACCACCTCGACGTCCACCTCGACGGGGGGTCCTGGAGTCCCCACGGCAATCACGCCGACGGCCGCCACCACGGTCGGGGTCACGGCCCCCCCGGACTCGTCGGGCGTCAAGAAGCAGAAGATATCCG ATGTGACCCTCAGCGCCCTCAACGACTCTGACGTCAACAGCGACCTGGTGGACATCGAAGGTCTGGGAGACGCGTCGCCGGCGAAGAAGCTCAACTTCGACCAGG CCTGA